A stretch of DNA from Natrinema halophilum:
GATCGCGTCCGGTTCGATTCGACCGTCGACGCTCGCGCCGTGGTCGACGGTCGCACCGTCGCCGAGTACGGTCCCAGGGGAGACCGTCGCACCGCTGCCGACGGTCGTGTTGTCGCCCACGACGGCGCCGAAGTCGACGTCGTCGTAGACGTCACCATCGACCACCATCCTCGTCGGACCGCCTGCGATCGTCGCGTTCGCACCGATGGTCGCGTTCCCCGCGACTACCGCGTCGCGGACGACAGCACCGGACTCGACGACGGCATCGGCGAAGACGACCGCGTTCGAGAGGACGGCGTTCGACTCGATGGTGACGTTATCCCCGATCGCGGTGCTGCCGCCGACGGTCGCGTTCGGTCCGATCGTCACGTCGACACCGATCGTCGTGTCCGGTGCAGTTGCGGTCTCCGTCCGTGGATTCGAATTGCGGTCGGCGCTATCGATGACCGCCGCATTGACGTCGAGGAGATCCCAGAGATGCGAGACGTCCAGCCAGAGCCCACGATATCGGACGGCCTGAATCGGCTGACTGGCTGCCATTTGCTCGAGGGTCGTCGTAATCGCGAGTTCTCCCCTGTCCGTCGGCGTCGATCGAATCGCATCGAAGACCGACGGTTCGAATCCGTACACGCCGGCGTTGATGAGCTCGGACGAAATCGGGGCCGTCGGTTTTTCGTCGATTTCGGTGACGCGGCCGTCTGCCACCGCCACGACGCCGTAGTCGCTCGCACGATCGGTTCGCGAGACCGCCATCACCGGTCCGTCGGCGGTGACGATTTCGTTTCGAACACGTTCGACGAGCGACGAGTCGACGATCCGGTCTCCGTTCAGGACGAGAAACGAATCCGAAATAGCCGGTTCGGCCTGCAAGACCGCATGGGCCGTGCCGAGTTGTTTCTGCTGGACGACGTACTCGATATCGATCCCCCAGTCGTCACCGTCGCCGAAGTGATTCCTGATCCGTTCCTGTTGGTAGCCGACCACGAGGACGATTCGGTCGATTCCCGCGTCCGCGATCGCAGACACGACGTACTCGAGTATCGGACGGTTCGCGACGGGAACCATCGGTTTGGGACGCCGGTTCGTAAGCGGCTCGAGGCGGCGTCCTTCGCCAGCTGCGAGCACGACAGCTGACACGTTTTCGGTTGTCATACCAACTGTTTGGTGGATGAATCCTTGAATACTTGCTGGTGCCAGGGAGCATCTTTATAACCGATTTCCGCTCGCTCAGAGAGCGTGTCCGCGGTAGTCTCCGACGTTTGATCGGCGCCCTTGAGATTGGTGGCGCACTGAGAGGGTGTGACGCCAGAGTAGATGGCACACTGAGGAAGACGTCGCACTGGGATTGATGCTACACTGGGGTGAGTTCCGTCTCGAGGTAGGTGGTGACTCGTTCCGAAGATAGAAGCCGTCGGTTCAGAAAGAATATAATCCGTCACGCTTTCTTCCCAGCAGCGACCGAATTTGGTGCACGGACAGTCGACCGGTAGCAAACGAGCGCGAAAAACGATATGAGAATCGGCCAAACCTCGTTCGTCGTCTTCGCCTCGAAACTCGTCGGATCGGCGCTCGGGTTCGTCGCGACGCTATACTTCGCACGGACGCTCGGTGCCGCAGTCCTCGGCCACTACGCTCTCGTCCTCGCGGTCGTTGCGTGGCTTTCACTCGGTGGCAAACTCGGGATTTCCTCGGCAGTCGTCAAGCGGGTCAGCGAAGGCGAAGAACCGTCGGCCCACTTCACCGCCGGCATGGTGATCATCGCGACGCTCGGCCTCACACTCGCGATCGGCATTCTCGCGGTCAGAAACGCCGTAAACGAGTACATCGGCGCGGGGGTCGCGCCGTTCGTCGCGTTGCTGTTAGTGATCAGTCTCTCTTCGTCGCTCGTCAAATCGGGGTTGAACGGGGAACGAAACGTCCACATCAGCGGACTGCTCATGCCCGTTCAAACCGGCTTTCGGAGCGTGGTACAGATCGGGCTCGTATTGACGGGATTTGGGCTGGGGGGAATGCTCATCGGCCACGCGCTCGGCGTTTTTCTCGCCGGCCTGCTCGGAGCGGCGTTCCTTTCGGTCGAACTCGCACGGCCTCGCCGACGCCACTTCCGGAGTCTGTTCGACTTCGCCAAGTTTTCCTGGCTCAGCGGGCTCAAGTCCCGCTCGTTCAACGACGTCGACATCGTCGTCCTCGGTGCGCTCGTTCCGTCCGCGCTCGTCGGCGTCTATTCGGTTACCTGGAGTATCGCGGCGTTTCTCACGCTGTTCGACAGCGCCGTCAGTTCCACGCTGTTTCCGGAACTGAGTCGCGCGGAGGCGTCAGCGAACCGCGATCGGATTGCGGGATTGATCACCGACTCGCTGACCTATGGCGGTCTCATCGTCATCCCGGGGCTGTTCGGCGGCGTCGTCCTTGCGGACCGACTCCTTCGACTCTACGGAGAGACATTCATCCAAGGACGGACCGTTCTCTGGCTGTTAATCCTCGCGTCCCTCGTCTACGGCTACCAGAAGCAGCTGATGAACGCCTTGAACGCACTGGACCGCCCCGACGTTGCGTTCCGGATCAACGTCGTCTTCATCGCCACGAATGCAGTCCTGAACGTCGTTCTCGTTCTCTGGATCGGCTGGGTAGGCGCTGCGATCGCAACTGTCAGTTCCGCCTGCGTCGGACTGGCGCTCTCGTACCTATCGCTCCGTCGGCTCATCGACTTTACCGTCCCGATCGGTGAACTCTCACGACAGGTCACTACTGCGGTGGTGATGGCCGGATTCGTTGCAGGCGGTCGGCATCTCCTCGAGACGCTCGGAGTGAGCCACAACGCGCTTATCGTCGGCACGCTCACGGTGTTCGGAGCCGGTGTCTACTTCCTGGCTCTGTTCGCGATTTCCCATCGATTCCGGTCGACGGTCACTGCTAACGTACCGACGTGGCTTCCGTACAGTTCCTAGAGTCCGGCAATCGTCGTCCACCATCCGCGTCGGCCAACTTGTCGCACGAGCGCTACGAGGACGGGGACCCCGGAACCACCATCACCTACATCCATCGGCTCGAACAACTGGGGCTTGCCCACGCCATCCTGCAGGCCGAACCGCACATCGACGACGATTTCATCCTCATGCTCGGGGAAAACGTTTTCAGAGCGAACCTCGGCGATGTCCTCAACCGCCAGCAGGAAGCTCGGGCGGACGCAGCGTTCCTCGTCGAGGAAGTGCCCTACGAGGAAGCTTCGAGATACGGGGTCCTCGACACCAACGAGTACGGCGAGATCGTCGAAGTGATGGAAAAGCCCGACGACCCGCCGTCGAACCTCGTCATGACCGGGTTTTACACGTTCACGCCGGAGATTTTCCACGCGTGCCACCTCGTACAGCCCTCTGATAGGGGCGAGTACGAACTGCCGGATGCAATCGACCTGCTCATCCAGTCGGGGCGGACCATCGATGCGATTCGAATGGACGGGTGGCGGATCGACGTCGGCTACCCCGATGATCGTGAGCGTGCCGAGGAACGGCTTGCCGAAGAGGAATCAGTAGTCGCGCAGCCGGAACCGTAGTTCGCAGGTCAGATACGAGTCGGTTCGTCTCGTACGGAGAGCGTGAACATCTCCGTGGTCGGAACGATCGTTGCTAGTTTCACGTTCGCATTACTGGTGACGTCCCCAAACACACTCGTCTCTGGCAGCGTGTATATCCAGTAGCGTCATATATCGCACACCGGCACTATCCCAAAGTCCGGTCAGCGTAGTGAGACTGGCTGTCCCAGTTTATGTAATGACTGACAGTGGTGACTCAAAACGAGGCGGGAACTACTACCTCTCGAAGACGACACTTTCGAATGCCACCAGCGTTTCCCGCCGGACAAGGGAGAGATTTCGACGACAGAAGCGACGAGTACGGCCGTGGCATTCGTCGAAAGTCCACGGTGAATGTCGTATTCGAGGATATCGTACGTATTTAAGTGATAGCGCTGTCGCAGCATCACCTGTGAGTCGCGCAGAATTTCTCGTTGCGTTGCTGGCCGGGCTCGTCCAGGGAGTCGTCGAGTGGCTCCCCGTCTCGAGTCAGGGGAATCTGGCACTGTTCTTGACGCTCGCGGGAACGGACCCGGCGACCGCCGTGCAGCTGGCCCTCTTCTTGCAGGTCGGAACGTCTCTCTCGGCCGCGGTCTACTACCGAAACGATATCGCCGACGCTGCTCGAGCGATCCCGGGGTGGCGACCCGGTACTGCCTACGCGGGCGAGAACGCCATTGCGTCGTACGTCGTCGTCGCCACGGTGGTCACGGGACTCGTCGGCGTTCCGTTGTACGTGTTTGCGGTCGACCTCGCCGGCCGGCTCACCGGTGGCGTCTTCATATCGGGTATCGGCGTTCTGTTAGTGCTCACCGGGGTGCTCCAGTTGGCCTCAGAATCAGTCTCGATGGGCGGTCGGGACGTCCCGACGCTGCTCGACTCGGTGCTGGTCGGGGCCGTCCAGGGCGTCGCGATCTTACCCGGGATTTCGCGATCGGGCGTGACGACGAGCACTTTGCTATTCCGCAGTTACGATCCTCCGGCGGCGTTTCGGCTCTCGTTTCTCCTCGCTATCCCCGCGAGCCTCGGGGCGGCAGCGCTTACCGTCGCCGGATCCGGGGGGCTGCCCGGAGTCGATCCAGGCCCCGCCGTCGCCGCGCTCGGTCTGAGTGCCATCGTTGGCTACTGTACGATCGATGCGCTCATGCGAATCGTCGATCGAATCCCGTTCTGGGTCGTCTGTTTCGGACTCGGCGGACTCGCGATCGTCGGTGGGGGCGTCGTTTCGCTCTTCGTATAACGTCCACCGGTGACGGCCGTTTGAGCCACGAAAGAGACGCCTGTCGCGCTGGCCGGGACGGATTTACGGATCTGTGTGTGCTGTTGGGTTTCCGGTGTTTACGGATTCGTGTCTGTAGCTAGTGTCTGCCGCCCGTCCGGCTGAATTCGTACTCCTCAACAGCTGTTTCCCGACACGATTCGGACCCCATCGACTTCCATCCTTTTTGGTCGGTTTCTCGAGAACCCATGCTGACCTAGGTTATTGAATTTCTGTCATATGTTGCCAATCGACTACGTCCGATATCGCTGTGACGCACACACTGCAGGTAGGTCGGCTCGAATGCGGGAAGAGCGAACGTTTCCGACATCCAAGTATTCGGAACGAAAGGACAATGTGTAATGACTGTAAACTGTCGCTGAATGACGGCCGACCATCTCGAGGTGTTACGGGAGTTTCTGGACGACAGACCCGATGGCGAGTCCGTCCTCGAAACCCTCCTCGAGGTCGACGCAGCTCACGAAACGTGGACGTTCGACGACATTGATCTGGATTCGGGCACGTTCGGAGAACTCGTCTCCCGCGGGATCGTGGCGAAGGTCGACGGCGCGTACCGAATCGCGGAGCCGGAGACCGTCGAGGCGGTCGTCGCGGACGAGGAACGCGAGCCAACAACGGGAAGGGACGGCGGTGGACTCGAGTTAGACCCCGATCGGATTAGCAAAGCCATCACCCTCGAGCAGATTCAGGAAGCCATCGCCCTCGAGCGGCTCCGAACTGTCGTCGAGGTTCGTGCACTGACGGCGCTGATCGGAGCCCTGCTGGTCGTCGCAGCGGCCCGGATGACGGCGTATCGATCGGTATTTCAGCAGGGCTACGTCGTGTCGCCGGGGAACGATCCGTACTATTTCCGATTCTGGATGGAACAGTTCGTGGCAACGGCTTCGGGACCGACGGATTACGGGGTGGTAAAGGAGATACCACCAGGATCCATACGACCGCTCGCGCACGCGACAAACTGGTTCTTCGCCGAGTTGCTCGGCGGGGGACAAGCTGGGGCCGATACGGTCGCAGCCTGGCTGCCCGTCGTCGCCTCGATCGGACTCGGGCTCGCGATCTACAAAATCAGCGTCTTGCTGACTCGAGACGCCCGCGTCGGCGTCGCGTCGGTGTTGGTCTTTGCCGTGACGCCCGTCAACGCAGTCTACACGGGACTGGGGTTCATCGACCACCAGCTTCACCAGTACTTCTGGCTTGGAATTACGCTGCTGACGCTGACGTGGCTCGCCGTCGACGTCCAGCGGCGTTTCGAAACCGAACCCGATGAGAGCACGGCCGTCGTGGATCACGTTCGGTCTCCGGTCTCGTGGGCCGTCGCCGGCGCCTTCGGCCTCTCGGTCGCGGCCGGCGTCCACTCGTGGGGCGGTTCGCCGCTGTTGCTGATTCCCCTCGCAGGATACGTCGGGTTACGCGTTGCGATGGATGCCCGATCGGGGGTGTCGCCCGTGCTCGCGAACCTGCCGTTGCTCGCCGGGCTCGCGCTCGGGACCTGGCTCTCGCTGGCGCTGCACCACCGATGGGGGTGGCAGGCGGAGTTCATCGCGACCACGCCGGCGCTGGTGCTCGGCGGATCGGTCGCCGTCGTCGCGCTCGGCGAACTATGGCGGCGCCTCGAGGTCCATCTCGGCGGGCTGATCGCACTCGAGGGCCTCGTTGCCGCCGGCGGCCTCTACGCGTTCAAACGGCTGCAACCCGCTGATTGGGCCGAAGCGATGACCCGCGTCGACGACCTGCTCTTCCGAACGAGGGCGACCGAGACGGCGTCACTATTTTCGACGGAGTACGCCGTCTTTTTCGGCCCGATGTACCAGCTCGGCATGGGATTTTACGTCGCGCTCGCGGTGCTGGGGTGGGTCGCGTGGCTCGTCTATCGGCGGTACGAACCCGGCTGGTTGCTCGTCGGCACCTATACGAGCTATCTGCTGGTGTTGGCGGGGATTCAGGTTCGGTTCGCCGGCCAGTTCGCGATTCCGCTGGCCGTGCTCACGGGACTCGGCGTCGTGCAATTGTTCGCCGTGGTTGATCTGGCTCGAACGCCGGTTCCATTTCGCAATTCGGCTGGATCAGCCGGTGCGACTCGAGGGAGTGGGTCAGTAGCCGCCGATGGTAGT
This window harbors:
- a CDS encoding sugar phosphate nucleotidyltransferase encodes the protein MTTENVSAVVLAAGEGRRLEPLTNRRPKPMVPVANRPILEYVVSAIADAGIDRIVLVVGYQQERIRNHFGDGDDWGIDIEYVVQQKQLGTAHAVLQAEPAISDSFLVLNGDRIVDSSLVERVRNEIVTADGPVMAVSRTDRASDYGVVAVADGRVTEIDEKPTAPISSELINAGVYGFEPSVFDAIRSTPTDRGELAITTTLEQMAASQPIQAVRYRGLWLDVSHLWDLLDVNAAVIDSADRNSNPRTETATAPDTTIGVDVTIGPNATVGGSTAIGDNVTIESNAVLSNAVVFADAVVESGAVVRDAVVAGNATIGANATIAGGPTRMVVDGDVYDDVDFGAVVGDNTTVGSGATVSPGTVLGDGATVDHGASVDGRIEPDAIVRRG
- a CDS encoding polysaccharide biosynthesis C-terminal domain-containing protein encodes the protein MRIGQTSFVVFASKLVGSALGFVATLYFARTLGAAVLGHYALVLAVVAWLSLGGKLGISSAVVKRVSEGEEPSAHFTAGMVIIATLGLTLAIGILAVRNAVNEYIGAGVAPFVALLLVISLSSSLVKSGLNGERNVHISGLLMPVQTGFRSVVQIGLVLTGFGLGGMLIGHALGVFLAGLLGAAFLSVELARPRRRHFRSLFDFAKFSWLSGLKSRSFNDVDIVVLGALVPSALVGVYSVTWSIAAFLTLFDSAVSSTLFPELSRAEASANRDRIAGLITDSLTYGGLIVIPGLFGGVVLADRLLRLYGETFIQGRTVLWLLILASLVYGYQKQLMNALNALDRPDVAFRINVVFIATNAVLNVVLVLWIGWVGAAIATVSSACVGLALSYLSLRRLIDFTVPIGELSRQVTTAVVMAGFVAGGRHLLETLGVSHNALIVGTLTVFGAGVYFLALFAISHRFRSTVTANVPTWLPYSS
- a CDS encoding sugar phosphate nucleotidyltransferase encodes the protein MSHERYEDGDPGTTITYIHRLEQLGLAHAILQAEPHIDDDFILMLGENVFRANLGDVLNRQQEARADAAFLVEEVPYEEASRYGVLDTNEYGEIVEVMEKPDDPPSNLVMTGFYTFTPEIFHACHLVQPSDRGEYELPDAIDLLIQSGRTIDAIRMDGWRIDVGYPDDRERAEERLAEEESVVAQPEP
- a CDS encoding undecaprenyl-diphosphate phosphatase is translated as MSRAEFLVALLAGLVQGVVEWLPVSSQGNLALFLTLAGTDPATAVQLALFLQVGTSLSAAVYYRNDIADAARAIPGWRPGTAYAGENAIASYVVVATVVTGLVGVPLYVFAVDLAGRLTGGVFISGIGVLLVLTGVLQLASESVSMGGRDVPTLLDSVLVGAVQGVAILPGISRSGVTTSTLLFRSYDPPAAFRLSFLLAIPASLGAAALTVAGSGGLPGVDPGPAVAALGLSAIVGYCTIDALMRIVDRIPFWVVCFGLGGLAIVGGGVVSLFV
- a CDS encoding MFS transporter; amino-acid sequence: MTADHLEVLREFLDDRPDGESVLETLLEVDAAHETWTFDDIDLDSGTFGELVSRGIVAKVDGAYRIAEPETVEAVVADEEREPTTGRDGGGLELDPDRISKAITLEQIQEAIALERLRTVVEVRALTALIGALLVVAAARMTAYRSVFQQGYVVSPGNDPYYFRFWMEQFVATASGPTDYGVVKEIPPGSIRPLAHATNWFFAELLGGGQAGADTVAAWLPVVASIGLGLAIYKISVLLTRDARVGVASVLVFAVTPVNAVYTGLGFIDHQLHQYFWLGITLLTLTWLAVDVQRRFETEPDESTAVVDHVRSPVSWAVAGAFGLSVAAGVHSWGGSPLLLIPLAGYVGLRVAMDARSGVSPVLANLPLLAGLALGTWLSLALHHRWGWQAEFIATTPALVLGGSVAVVALGELWRRLEVHLGGLIALEGLVAAGGLYAFKRLQPADWAEAMTRVDDLLFRTRATETASLFSTEYAVFFGPMYQLGMGFYVALAVLGWVAWLVYRRYEPGWLLVGTYTSYLLVLAGIQVRFAGQFAIPLAVLTGLGVVQLFAVVDLARTPVPFRNSAGSAGATRGSGSVAADGSGRIDGSGSSSERGSDGGKALEPSISVPDGRKLGYVIAIGLLVFGLNLIYVPGLTADLTYGEAKIDAVSAIDDHADAANRTYPQNYVLSEWGDNRMYNHFVNGKSRRYGYARKNYNGFRAGTDPDSRYDKFNRRVGYVVVNDIDADAPAESAQVRLLEEYGAGGNGTDGLAHYQAIYIDDEVAAFAIVSGATLRVPGESGGTVTVQTDVSVSGESFTYERSAAVGDNGQATVTVPYAGEYTVGNRSMVVSEGDVLNGTTVAVRA